A genome region from Schistocerca nitens isolate TAMUIC-IGC-003100 chromosome 4, iqSchNite1.1, whole genome shotgun sequence includes the following:
- the LOC126252793 gene encoding uncharacterized protein LOC126252793, with amino-acid sequence MAVLVCTCCQGNKENICKHVDWDSIVLPSEKYREAVDYDSICRLYYFIVTNEEPLEEWLELLYSYQNAMASNSSECLELMDIGLLCESEEEMPNTLVIKAVLYERNNDLIEEIQASLSDFSNKSPKEVRKWLEAMCEKLRKFKTPWRAPSNQPQD; translated from the coding sequence ATGGCTGTTCTTGTTTGCACTTGTTGCCAAGGCAATAAAGAGAATATCTGCAAACACGTAGATTGGGACAGTATTGTTTTACCATCAGAAAAATACAGGGAAGCAGTAGATTATGACAGTATATGTAGACtgtattattttattgttacaAATGAGGAACCTCTTGAAGAATGGTTAGAGCTTCTGTATAGCTATCAGAATGCAATGGCTTCAAATTCTTCTGAATGTTTGGAGCTAATGGACATAGGActgctctgtgaaagtgaagaagagatgCCAAACACGCTTGTCATAAAGGCAGTTCTGTACGAAAGAAATAATGATTTAATAGAAGAAATACAAGCTTCTCTCTCAGATTTTTCAAATAAATCCCCTAAGGAAGTGAGGAAATGGCTTGAAGCCATGTGCGAAAAATTGAGGAAGTTTAAAACtccatggagagctccatcaaaccagcctcaggactga